Genomic DNA from Trichoderma asperellum chromosome 5, complete sequence:
GCCATTTACTACTAtagatgaaaagaaaaaaaaattagagccACTGGTTCGAGAATTACAGTCCTTTTCAACCACTCGACAAGCAGCTTATCAGACACCCCCATATAGGTACAGCCAGGCCACGCCCATCGCGCCGATATGCTGTATCAGCGTGCAAATAACTAAACAGACCCCAAATTGGGTCCTTCTACGGTACCGAGTCGTCGAGGCGAATTTGCCTTATCCGGCGAAGTAACGCGGCTCCGGCTTGCGACACGCCGGCGCCGATGACACGGGGCTTCGGTCCTTTGTGGGGCCTGATGTATGCTGAAGAGATGCACTTGTAATAACAACGCTTCTATCAGGTCAAGGCAATCATCGGGCAGCATTCTTGAGGATAACTTTTTCATCTATTTTCCATGATTTATCGAATGACAAACACAATTCAACTATTCAGAAACTCTGACGTTCGATCCGCACAGGTTTGTAGAAGGACTTGTCGCAGCTCTTTACATTGGCAAGTACAGCATCACGTAGCTATAAGTCGCCACCAGAGCTATCCTCGACACAACATCACAAAAGATGCATCAGTTGTATTTTgcattaaaattaaaatcaaATAATATCAGTTCAAATGCCATCCAGCAATCTAATCTTATCAAAAGACCATAACCTCCCTGCCTCCCTCTTCGCCAAAACGTTCATGAGCCCACTTTCCATCCGTCACACCACACAACATGCCAAAACCAATCCAGTCCAAATCCCAACTCCCGCCACAATCACCTCTCGAACCCAAGAAGCCCATTATTTCTCCTCATCCTACCTTGCCTTTATGCTCTCTATGTGAATTCGCTGCCATTTGCGGGACACGCTGCAGTGCCCGCAGCCCGCACGTCATGCCCACATCATACCGCCACCTCGTTGAAGTCATCGGAGATCCAAAGGCACTGTAGCAATAAAAGGGGCCCCTCACTGACACAACacagtttatatatttccagcacaccatcttcttttctaacCAATTCTCACATCCCAATATTCAAATCAACTCAGCTCTACAAGTCTAAACAAACACAGCTCAACAACACCATGTCTGCAAGATCGTCCACCGCCCTCTTCCGCACCGCCCTCCGCCCAACCTTtgcctctcgctctctcgTTGCCCCTTTCAGCACCACCGTTTCGGCCCGGGCCACCACGTACGGCCACAAGGACGACCTCGGCGGTCCCGGCGGacaacagcagccgccgcggAATCCGGGCGGCCCCGAAGCTCTTAAGCGTAACTGGTGCGTTCTCAATgcattttataaaagacatGGGATTGTTGTGGAGTTGTAACTAACATGGGGATAGGTTGGCCATTGGCGGTGCTGCTCTCGCCGTCCTTATTGGCTACAACTTCTTCGCCAAAGACCCCGAGGAGGCGAGGAGGCAGCGTGACAAGACTCTTGGCGAGATGAGTGGGAGGACAAAGACGGAGATGGGAGGCTTTCGACATGACTGAGAGGGAAGTCTGTCTGCTGTGCCCGGGACTGTCAAAATGAAAGTCATCGGaacaaaaaagggaaagaaaaaaagaagaaaacatgaTACTTTTTGGCTGTGTAAGAGTAATGACGGGGATGGGAATCATCAAAGTGTATAATGGATATCGAATTACTATCTATacgaaaacaaaataaacatCATTCAAGTCTAG
This window encodes:
- a CDS encoding uncharacterized protein (EggNog:ENOG41~TransMembrane:1 (o67-85i)), whose protein sequence is MSARSSTALFRTALRPTFASRSLVAPFSTTVSARATTYGHKDDLGGPGGQQQPPRNPGGPEALKRNWLAIGGAALAVLIGYNFFAKDPEEARRQRDKTLGEMSGRTKTEMGGFRHD